Proteins encoded within one genomic window of Anopheles gambiae chromosome 3, idAnoGambNW_F1_1, whole genome shotgun sequence:
- the LOC133393533 gene encoding uncharacterized protein LOC133393533, with product MGLVRWPFWAVVCVFLSVPCGLVVSEQEQLEDIVQQPVHCERIDNSQWSRPGSANDWEPFHGRIGDRVLRCDCHDSVRTRRSEEYTVDQQPRLRNAVFVLSAFPATTVATDILIVNCGQLHVPAGTFRSIRAAFLPRTIRFVNIAQLTLDSFAFESDSPTRAQQVVTNPRDPHPILGPITLSFDRCQLDELPANVFHGAAIRSVLFSASSIGAIRSLAISTRFQQFLLSDTVVGSFSRHAFKRAQMEQLHLHNVTMTGAWASQAWQGLIVGNSIQIRASRFLQTIHPAAITESSTDELLLQGNVFNESIADEAFQLEIKLRVRLLDNSFNQLSSNLFRGIRISNETAWNAQPDILLERNLIDTFTITTDTSSFLVFPRNFSISLQAFRIAQLATCESTNVTFPAWSEIFFLQPFATTPRDHPDSYISVEQYRTQEGCDSEDNRLLIIILATLLGVTVLGGAIGGYLCWRHYRRKEQMLILEQKVVQPRTYRETQILLKLETVGTLKTDF from the exons ATGGGACTCGTTCGGTGGCCCTTTTGGGcagtggtttgtgtgtttctgaGCGTCCCCTGTGGCTTGGTAGTGAGTGAACAGGAGCAGCTGGAAGATATCGTCCAACAGCCGGTCCACTGCGAACGGATCGATAACTCGCAGTGGAGTCGACCGGGGAGTGCAAATGATTGGGAACCGTTCCACGGAAGGATAGGCGATCGGGTACTGCGCTGCGACTGTCACGACAGTGTCCGAACGCGTCGAAGTGAGGAGTACACCGTCGATCAGCAG CCCAGGCTACGAAATGCCGTATTTGTCCTGTCCGCCTTCCCGGCAACTACCGTCGCCACGGACATACTGATCGTAAACTGTGGCCAATTGCACGTCCCGGCCGGTACCTTCCGGTCCATACGGGCCGCATTTCTACCGCGCACGATACGCTTCGTCAACATCGCACAGTTGACGCTGGATTCGTTCGCGTTTGAAAGCGACAGCCCAACGCGCGCTCAACAGGTGGTGACGAACCCACGCGATCCTCATCCAATACTTGGCCCGATTACGCTTAGCTTTGACCGCTGCCAGCTGGACGAGCTGCCCGCCAATGTGTTCCACGGAGCGGCGATACGGTCGGTGCTGTTCAGTGCGTCCAGCATTGGAGCGATCCGATCGCTAGCCATCAGCACTCGCTTTCAACAGTTCCTACTTTCCGACACGGTTGTTGGGTCGTTCTCCCGACATGCGTTCAAGCGAGCGCAGATGGAGCAGTTGCATTTGCACAATGTCACGATGACCGGGGCGTGGGCTTCGCAGGCCTGGCAGGGGCTTATCGTCGGCAACTCGATACAGATAAGAGCTTCCAGGTTTCTGCAAACAATTCACCCGGCCGCAATCACAGAGAGCA GCACTGACGAGTTGCTGCTCCAGGGGAATGTTTTCAATGAGTCAATCGCTGACGAAGCATTTCAGCTCGAAATAAAGCTTCGAGTAAGGCTCCTGGACAACAGCTTCAATCAACTTTCATCAAATCTGTTCAGAG GCATTCGAATATCCAACGAAACTGCCTGGAATGCACAGCCAGACATACTGTTGGAACGTAACCTGATCGACACCTTCACGATCACTACCGACACGAGCAGCTTTCTGGTGTTTCCACGAAACTTTTCCATCAGCCTACAAGCCTTCCGCATCGCGCAGCTTGCGACCTGCGAAAGCACAAACGTAACCTTCCCGGCCTGGTCGGAGATCTTCTTCCTACAACCGTTTGCCACAACACCACGCGATCATCCCGACTCCTACATTTCCGTAGAGCAGTACCGTACCCAGGAGGGTTGTGATTCGGAGGACAACAGACTGCTGATTATCATCTTAGCTACCCTGCTTGGGGTGACCGTGCTCGGTGGTGCCATTGGTGGCTACTTGTGCTGGCGACACTATCGCAGGAAGGAGCAAATGTTAATACTCGAGCAGAAGGTCGTCCAGCCAAGAACGTATCGTGAAACGCAGATATTGCTCAAGCTCGAAACGGTCGGCACGCTGAAGACGGATTTTTAA
- the LOC133393532 gene encoding uncharacterized protein LOC133393532: MESGHSIRRLLLLITFVTLHHHRAVVVTAAAAVSVCSGLCTCTNQNFVTVDCALGASNRTEDTAAEPIVLDGQLQLPASATALHIKLLAGGQQQQQLIIRKEFFQPSNNINHLSIDGSESRTGSSGTVEFQEGALCNNQGQFPEILIANVGRVVMHRNISCRPHLLNITHVHDVLLKAEFLSVSEAELFIQDVNNLHIEPNAFSGSTSSRVEILRTTIESLPKLGVSFRLLSFSECNISEITSHALDANEIEHVEFVACRLTSLRARAVTERLLTDSLIFRGCYIHSIERQFVNGSGLNNLVLDSNTIDDIAAGAFTFTGVNTLVVGNHIIRTGKEWLHPRDWVNVTIAGNSFGEFNGILLKDRKRTDRTDGVDCYFGNNTITNALPDSFTFGRTSCRVGSVHFGRECDCEYGGWLSKLFGLAGHASLPSAVTSSVSCQVEESLRYCFNRSDGPPLHNDTTSPSSTGGQVNVHYFLTEFCQKNGSKKCSSYAASGEDAANRKPPPLIPLDKIDSLGDGGNASFLQEHVFPISIAAGALVIAVAVILVICIGRRRASSETQHQHHHQTMTAQTAGSRQGTFRSASLNRCPFTPADRRIISNALSWIREAYGPDVWSKINTPMQELLAQNGGSGVVEEKDKVRLIGTILDSLKRHEIGGTQIVALNDVLFRQLGPPAVAAAAPELAERERPNSDNNDELLGHIYDELQPNRGAPRLLGDYAAPLDHGAVTVVPEGIYSEPVLHGQRLPQAHRGDNRNLISPYAIGDATVQRNPAGTEGNLPDVIRPTGHAWKANAEEDDLDDEDEDDIDGEAERKTMLRPPMMDGGSAGAPTYAISLKQLKRPHRGNTPPPTPPPPVPSGSGGEDQPDGNDGNRSEHSGSSMQTVRIEDMTLADDDAREQR; this comes from the exons ATGGAATCTGGCCACTCAATCCggcgattgctgctgctgataacATTCGTCACCCTTCACCACCACAGGGCCGTCGTCGtcactgccgctgctgccgtgtcCGTCTGCTCCGGGCTCTGCACCTGCACCAACCAGAACTTTGTCACCGTCGACTGTGCACTAGGCGCTTCCAACCGGACGGAGGACACGGCCGCCGAACCGATCGTGCTCGATGGCCAACTGCAGCTGCCGGCCAGTGCCACCGCGCTGCACATCAAACTGCTTGCcggcgggcagcagcagcagcagctcatcaTTCGGAAGGAGTTTTTCCAGCCGAGCAACAACATTAACCACCTGTCCATCGATGGCAGCGAGTCGCGGACCGGGTCCTCCGGCACGGTCGAGTTTCAGGAGGGCGCACTGTGCAACAACCAGGGCCAGTTTCCCGAGATTTTGATCGCGAACGTGGGCCGGGTGGTGATGCATCGAAACATATCGTGCC GGCCACATCTGCTAAACATCACGCACGTCCACGATGTGCTGCTCAAGGCGGAGTTCCTATCGGTGAGCGAGGCGGAACTGTTCATCCAGGACGTGAACAATTTGCACATCGAGCCGAACGCGTTCAGTGGCTCCACCTCGTCCCGG GTGGAAATTCTTCGCACCACCATCGAAAGCCTGCCCAAGCTGGGCGTTTCCTTCCGGCTGCTAAGCTTTAGCGAGTGCAACATCAGCGAGATCACGTCACACGCGCTCGACGCGAACGAGATAGAGCACGTCGAGTTCGTTGCCTGCCGGCTGACGAGCCTGCGGGCAAGGGCGGTAACGGAGCGTCTGCTAACCGATTCGCTCATCTTCCGCGGCTGCTACATACACAGCATCGAGCGGCAGTTTGTTAACGGTAGCGGGCTGAACAATTTGGTGCTCGACAGTAACAC aatcgACGACATTGCTGCGGGCGCTTTTACCTTCACCGGCGTGAACACGCTGGTGGTGGGGAATCACATTATACGCACCGGCAAGGAATGGCTTCATCCGCGCGACTGGGTCAACGTAACGATCGCGGGCAACTCGTTCGGCGAGTTCAACGGCATCCTGCTGAAGGACCGCAAACGCACGGACCGGACGGACGGGGTGGACTGCTACTTTGGCAACAACACGATCACCAACGCGCTGCCGGACAGTTTTACCTTCGGACGCACCAGCTGTCGGGTGGGGTCGGTTCACTTCGGGCGCGAGTGTGACTGCGAGTACGGCGGGTGGCTGAGCAAGCTGTTCGGGCTGGCGGGCCATGCATCGCTGCCGTCCGCCGTCACGTCGAGCGTTTCGTGTCAGGTGGAGGAAAGCCTGCGGTACTGCTTTAATCGCAGCGATGGTCCACCACTGCACAACGATACCACTTCACCGTCCTCCACCGGTGGCCAGGTGAACGTGCACTACTTCCTGACCGAGTTTTGCCAAAAGAACGGCTCAAAGAAGTGCTCCTCGTATGCGGCGAGCGGCGAGGATGCggcgaatcgcaaaccgccacCACTGATACCGCTCGACAAGATCGATTCGCTGGGCGACGGTGGCAACGCTAGCTTCCTGCAGGAACATGTGTTTCCAATTTCCATTGCTGCGGGGGCTTTGGTTATAGCTGTAGCAGTAATTTTAGTGATATGTATTGGTCGGCGCCGGGCAAGCTCGGAAAcgcaacaccaacaccaccaccaaaccatGACAGCGCAAACGGCCGGCTCGCGACAGGGCACGTTCCGTTCGGCGTCGCTCAATCGCTGCCCGTTCACGCCGGCCGACCGGCGCATCATCTCAAACGCACTGAGCTGGATCAGGGAAGCGTACGGGCCGGACGTTTGGAGCAAAATTAACACACCGATGCAGGAGCTGCTTGCCCAGAACGGTGGCAGTGGCGTCGTCGAGGAGAAGGATAAGGTGCGGCTGATCGGCACCATCCTCGACAGCCTGAAGCGCCACGAAATCGGTGGCACACAGATCGTCGCCCTCAATGACGTTCTGTTCCGGCAACTCGGACCACCggccgtagcagcagcagcgccggaGCTggccgaacgcgaacgaccaAACAGTGATAACAATGACGAGCTGCTCGGACACATCTACGACGAGCTGCAACCGAACAGGGGAGCGCCGCGGCTGCTCGGCGACTACGCGGCACCGCTCGATCACGGTGCGGTGACCGTCGTGCCCGAGGGCATCTATTCCGAGCCCGTCCTGCACGGGCAGCGCTTGCCGCAAGCACACCGAGGTG ACAATCGAAACCTGATCAGCCCGTACGCGATTGGCGATGCTACGGTGCAGCGCAATCCGGCCGGCACTGAGGGCAACCTGCCGGACGTGATACGTCCCACTGGGCACGCGTGGAAAGCTAACGCCGAGGAGGACGACCTGgacgatgaggatgaggaCGACATCGATGGGGAAGCGGAGCGTAAAACGATGCTTCGCCCACCGATGATGGATGGCGGCAGCGCTGGGGCGCCCACGTACGCAATATCGCTGAAGCAGCTGAAGCGGCCCCATAGGGGCAACACACCACCTCCAACACCGCCGCCCCCAGTGCCGTCGGGTAGTGGCGGGGAGGACCAACCGGACGGTAACGATGGTAACCGGTCGGAACATTCCGGCAGTAGCATGCAAACGGTTCGCATCGAAGATATGACCCTGGCGGATGACGACGCCCGTGAGCAACGGTAA